The Conger conger chromosome 15, fConCon1.1, whole genome shotgun sequence genome contains a region encoding:
- the nr2f2 gene encoding COUP transcription factor 2 isoform X2 gives MAMVVWRGSQDDVAETQGALSSQAPQVGPLSLPTPQPGQLNLAGSQVAPPTPQTPVQGGPPSNTAQSTPTNQTSQVEKQQPQHIECVVCGDKSSGKHYGQFTCEGCKSFFKRSVRRNLTYTCRANRNCPIDQHHRNQCQYCRLKKCLKVGMRREAVQRGRMPPTQPHHGQFALTNGDPLHCHSYLSGYISLLLRAEPYPTSRYGSQCMQPNNIMGIENICELAARMLFSAVEWARNIPFFPDLQITDQVALLRLTWSELFVLNAAQCSMPLHVAPLLAAAGLHASPMSADRVVAFMDHIRIFQEQVEKLKALHVDSAEYSCLKAIVLFTSDACGLSDVAHVESLQEKSQCALEEYVRSQYPNQPTRFGKLLLRLPSLRTVSSSVIEQLFFVRLVGKTPIETLIRDMLLSGSSFNWPYMSIQ, from the exons ATGGCAATGGTAGTGTGGAGAGGTTCCCAGGACGATGTGGCCGAAACCCAGGGCGCCCTCTCTTCGCAAGCCCCGCAAGTAGGACCTTTATCCCTTCCTACTCCTCAACCAGGCCAGCTGAACCTTGCAGGCTCGCAGGTCGCCCCGCCGACCCCTCAGACGCCGGTCCAAGGCGGACCCCCGAGCAATACGGCACAGTCTACGCCGACGAACCAGACGAGCCAGGTGGAAAAACAGCAGCCCCAGCACATCGAATGCGTGGTTTGTGGGGACAAATCGAGTGGTAAACATTATGGCCAGTTCACATGCGAAGGGTGCAAAAGCTTCTTCAAACGGAGCGTACGGAGAAACCTCACCTACACATGTCGTGCCAACAGGAACTGTCCTATCGACCAGCACCACCGCAATCAGTGTCAGTACTGTCGCCTGAAAAAATGCCTCAAAGTCGGCATGCGACGGGAAG ctgttcaaagaggaCGGATGCCACCGACGCAGCCACACCACGGTCAGTTTGCCTTGACAAACGGGGACCCCCTGCACTGCCATTCCTACCTATCCGGATATATCTCTCTTCTTCTGCGAGCGGAGCCCTACCCGACGTCCCGCTATGGCAGCCAGTGTATGCAGCCAAACAATATCATGGGCATCGAGAACATTTGCGAACTGGCGGCCCGGATGCTCTTTAGCGCCGTGGAGTGGGCTAGGAATATTCCCTTCTTTCCCGACCTGCAAATTACGGACCAGGTGGCCCTTCTGAGGCTGACCTGGAGCGAGCTGTTTGTGCTCAACGCTGCTCAGTGCTCCATGCCGCTCCATGTGGCCCCACTCTTGGCGGCGGCGGGCCTACACGCCTCCCCCATGTCCGCGGATCGAGTTGTCGCCTTCATGGACCACATAAGGATCTTCCAGGAGCAAGTGGAGAAGCTGAAAGCTTTGCACGTGGACTCCGCCGAATACAGCTGCTTAAAAGCCATTGTGCTTTTCACCTCAG ATGCTTGTGGTCTCTCGGATGTGGCCCATGTCGAAAGTTTGCAGGAGAAGTCCCAGTGTGCACTCGAGGAGTATGTCCGGAGCCAGTACCCCAACCAGCCAACTCGATTTGGGAAGCTTTTACTGCGCCTGCCCTCCCTCCGCACAGTCTCGTCTTCAGTCATAGAGCAATTATTTTTCGTCCGTTTGGTAGGTAAAACCCCTATTGAAACCCTCATCAGAGACATGTTGCTTTCCGGAAGCAGTTTCAACTGGCCTTACATGTCAATCCAATAA
- the nr2f2 gene encoding COUP transcription factor 2 isoform X3: protein MPPTQPHHGQFALTNGDPLHCHSYLSGYISLLLRAEPYPTSRYGSQCMQPNNIMGIENICELAARMLFSAVEWARNIPFFPDLQITDQVALLRLTWSELFVLNAAQCSMPLHVAPLLAAAGLHASPMSADRVVAFMDHIRIFQEQVEKLKALHVDSAEYSCLKAIVLFTSDACGLSDVAHVESLQEKSQCALEEYVRSQYPNQPTRFGKLLLRLPSLRTVSSSVIEQLFFVRLVGKTPIETLIRDMLLSGSSFNWPYMSIQ, encoded by the exons ATGCCACCGACGCAGCCACACCACGGTCAGTTTGCCTTGACAAACGGGGACCCCCTGCACTGCCATTCCTACCTATCCGGATATATCTCTCTTCTTCTGCGAGCGGAGCCCTACCCGACGTCCCGCTATGGCAGCCAGTGTATGCAGCCAAACAATATCATGGGCATCGAGAACATTTGCGAACTGGCGGCCCGGATGCTCTTTAGCGCCGTGGAGTGGGCTAGGAATATTCCCTTCTTTCCCGACCTGCAAATTACGGACCAGGTGGCCCTTCTGAGGCTGACCTGGAGCGAGCTGTTTGTGCTCAACGCTGCTCAGTGCTCCATGCCGCTCCATGTGGCCCCACTCTTGGCGGCGGCGGGCCTACACGCCTCCCCCATGTCCGCGGATCGAGTTGTCGCCTTCATGGACCACATAAGGATCTTCCAGGAGCAAGTGGAGAAGCTGAAAGCTTTGCACGTGGACTCCGCCGAATACAGCTGCTTAAAAGCCATTGTGCTTTTCACCTCAG ATGCTTGTGGTCTCTCGGATGTGGCCCATGTCGAAAGTTTGCAGGAGAAGTCCCAGTGTGCACTCGAGGAGTATGTCCGGAGCCAGTACCCCAACCAGCCAACTCGATTTGGGAAGCTTTTACTGCGCCTGCCCTCCCTCCGCACAGTCTCGTCTTCAGTCATAGAGCAATTATTTTTCGTCCGTTTGGTAGGTAAAACCCCTATTGAAACCCTCATCAGAGACATGTTGCTTTCCGGAAGCAGTTTCAACTGGCCTTACATGTCAATCCAATAA
- the nr2f2 gene encoding COUP transcription factor 2 isoform X1, translated as MAMVVWRGSQDDVAETQGALSSQAPQVGPLSLPTPQPGQLNLAGSQVAPPTPQTPVQGGPPSNTAQSTPTNQTSQVEKQQPQHIECVVCGDKSSGKHYGQFTCEGCKSFFKRSVRRNLTYTCRANRNCPIDQHHRNQCQYCRLKKCLKVGMRREVSLFTAAVQRGRMPPTQPHHGQFALTNGDPLHCHSYLSGYISLLLRAEPYPTSRYGSQCMQPNNIMGIENICELAARMLFSAVEWARNIPFFPDLQITDQVALLRLTWSELFVLNAAQCSMPLHVAPLLAAAGLHASPMSADRVVAFMDHIRIFQEQVEKLKALHVDSAEYSCLKAIVLFTSDACGLSDVAHVESLQEKSQCALEEYVRSQYPNQPTRFGKLLLRLPSLRTVSSSVIEQLFFVRLVGKTPIETLIRDMLLSGSSFNWPYMSIQ; from the exons ATGGCAATGGTAGTGTGGAGAGGTTCCCAGGACGATGTGGCCGAAACCCAGGGCGCCCTCTCTTCGCAAGCCCCGCAAGTAGGACCTTTATCCCTTCCTACTCCTCAACCAGGCCAGCTGAACCTTGCAGGCTCGCAGGTCGCCCCGCCGACCCCTCAGACGCCGGTCCAAGGCGGACCCCCGAGCAATACGGCACAGTCTACGCCGACGAACCAGACGAGCCAGGTGGAAAAACAGCAGCCCCAGCACATCGAATGCGTGGTTTGTGGGGACAAATCGAGTGGTAAACATTATGGCCAGTTCACATGCGAAGGGTGCAAAAGCTTCTTCAAACGGAGCGTACGGAGAAACCTCACCTACACATGTCGTGCCAACAGGAACTGTCCTATCGACCAGCACCACCGCAATCAGTGTCAGTACTGTCGCCTGAAAAAATGCCTCAAAGTCGGCATGCGACGGGAAG TCTCTCTTTTTactgcagctgttcaaagaggaCGGATGCCACCGACGCAGCCACACCACGGTCAGTTTGCCTTGACAAACGGGGACCCCCTGCACTGCCATTCCTACCTATCCGGATATATCTCTCTTCTTCTGCGAGCGGAGCCCTACCCGACGTCCCGCTATGGCAGCCAGTGTATGCAGCCAAACAATATCATGGGCATCGAGAACATTTGCGAACTGGCGGCCCGGATGCTCTTTAGCGCCGTGGAGTGGGCTAGGAATATTCCCTTCTTTCCCGACCTGCAAATTACGGACCAGGTGGCCCTTCTGAGGCTGACCTGGAGCGAGCTGTTTGTGCTCAACGCTGCTCAGTGCTCCATGCCGCTCCATGTGGCCCCACTCTTGGCGGCGGCGGGCCTACACGCCTCCCCCATGTCCGCGGATCGAGTTGTCGCCTTCATGGACCACATAAGGATCTTCCAGGAGCAAGTGGAGAAGCTGAAAGCTTTGCACGTGGACTCCGCCGAATACAGCTGCTTAAAAGCCATTGTGCTTTTCACCTCAG ATGCTTGTGGTCTCTCGGATGTGGCCCATGTCGAAAGTTTGCAGGAGAAGTCCCAGTGTGCACTCGAGGAGTATGTCCGGAGCCAGTACCCCAACCAGCCAACTCGATTTGGGAAGCTTTTACTGCGCCTGCCCTCCCTCCGCACAGTCTCGTCTTCAGTCATAGAGCAATTATTTTTCGTCCGTTTGGTAGGTAAAACCCCTATTGAAACCCTCATCAGAGACATGTTGCTTTCCGGAAGCAGTTTCAACTGGCCTTACATGTCAATCCAATAA